The Planococcus donghaensis genome contains a region encoding:
- a CDS encoding glycerol-3-phosphate acyltransferase: MFIWIVLLFIVSYGIGCCHGSLAAQRLSGVNIKTSGVKNAGASNAAIVLGWKYGLLVAIIDIFKGFAAVAGLAFLLSLGDFSPELTWAMLFIAGAGVIFGHNFPFFMKFNGGKGTASVIGVMLALDWKLGLLGLLLLIAVSLTTNYLVIGVLVLYTTFFVIALVPANGFWPLLISILLFAMAIWKHRENIIRIKNGTETKVATVFKKKSSTPI; encoded by the coding sequence GTGTTTATTTGGATTGTGCTATTATTTATCGTTAGTTATGGAATTGGTTGTTGTCACGGCTCTTTAGCAGCACAACGGTTGTCGGGGGTTAACATCAAAACTTCTGGTGTAAAAAATGCCGGTGCCTCTAATGCTGCCATTGTTTTAGGTTGGAAATACGGATTACTCGTTGCTATTATTGATATTTTTAAGGGGTTTGCGGCAGTTGCAGGGCTAGCTTTCTTATTAAGTCTAGGTGATTTTTCTCCGGAACTCACATGGGCAATGCTGTTTATAGCAGGTGCCGGAGTTATTTTCGGTCATAATTTCCCGTTCTTTATGAAGTTTAACGGAGGAAAAGGAACTGCTTCTGTGATTGGGGTTATGCTAGCGCTTGATTGGAAACTTGGCTTACTAGGATTATTATTATTGATTGCTGTCTCACTCACAACAAACTACCTCGTTATAGGAGTACTTGTCCTTTATACAACGTTCTTTGTGATAGCATTGGTTCCCGCAAATGGATTTTGGCCCCTGCTGATTTCCATCTTACTTTTTGCAATGGCTATTTGGAAGCATCGTGAAAATATTATCCGAATAAAGAATGGTACCGAAACAAAAGTAGCTACAGTATTTAAAAAGAAATCTTCTACCCCAATTTAA